In Chelonia mydas isolate rCheMyd1 chromosome 18, rCheMyd1.pri.v2, whole genome shotgun sequence, a single genomic region encodes these proteins:
- the EMC1 gene encoding ER membrane protein complex subunit 1 isoform X4 gives MAAGAWPWLLLLAPLAAAVYEDQVGKFDWRQQYVGKLKFSSLEASQGSKKLIVATEKNVMAALNSRSGDILWRHVDKGTPEGAIDAMLIHGQDAITLSNGGRILRSWETNIGGLNWETSLDTGSFQMASLVGFQDTVKYLAVLKKAALSLHYLSNGHQKWVEHLPESEITQYQLVYSYGTGVVRALGVAPQSHLNIVTFSVEDGEITKQLRVSAPWMKSLSGACCVVGEAVLVCADSDTQSLYALSLETEQEMKQISLQALDLEFADSFQPRILPTQPNPASASRAQFFLQLAPSHFTLLQYRNGLLSLVRDFQQAALVNFATTGEKTVAAVLTCRNEVKSRTPDQADSTFGHSHRQEYLACSNNTYNINLYLVETGQRLLDTTITFSLEQSGARPEQLYIQVFLKKDDSVGYRALVQTEDHMLMFLQQPGKVLWSREESLAEVVSLEMVDLPLTGAQAELEGEFGKKADGLLGMFLKRLSSQLILLQAWTAHLWKMFYDARKPRSQIKNEINIDNLARDEFNLQKMMVMVTAAGKLFGIESSSGTILWKQYLQNMRPGSSFKLMVQRTTAHFPHPPQCTLLVKDKETKMSSLYVFNPIFGKWSQVAPPVLKRPILQSLLLPIMDQDYAKVLLLIDDEYKVTAFPATKNILRQLEEIVHSIFFYIVDAEQGKLSGFRLLKDLTTEESWQMTIPTEVQRIVIVKGKRSNEHVHSQGRVMGDRSVLYKSLNPNLLAVVTESTDTHHERTFIGIYLIDGVTGRIIHSSVQKKAKGPVHIVHSENWVVYQYWNTKARRNEFTVLELYEGTEQYNATAFSSLDRPLLPQVLQQSYIFPSAISAMEATITERGITSRHLLIGLPSGSVLSLPKALLDPRRPEIPTEQSREENLIPYSPDVQIHAERFINYNQTISRMRGIYTAPSGLESTCLVVAYGLDIFQTRVYPSKQFDVLKDDYDYVLISSVLFGLVFATMITKRLAQVKLLNRAWR, from the exons ATGGCGGCCGGTGCCTGGCCgtggctgctgctcctggccccgctgGCGGCCGCGGTCTACGAGGATCAAGTGGGCAAGTTCGACTG GAGGCAGCAGTATGTGGGAAAACTCAAGTTTTCTTCCTTGGAAGCTTCACAGGGCTCCAAGAAGCTTATTGTGGCTACTGAGAAGAATGTGATGGCTGCTTTGAATTCCAGGAGCGGAGACATCT TGTGGCGTCACGTGGACAAGGGGACCCCCGAAGGAGCAATAGATGCCATGCTGATCCACGGACAGG ATGCCATCACTCTGTCTAATGGTGGGCGCATTTTGCGTTCCTGGGAGACAAATATTGGAGGGCTGAACTGGGAGACATCACTGGACACTGGCAG TTTCCAGATGGCTAGTTTGGTGGGGTTCCAGGACACAGTGAAATATTTGGCTGTCCTGAAGAAGGCTGCCCTTTCTCTTCATTACCTCTCCAACGGCCACCAGAAATGGGTGGAGCATTTACCAGAAAG TGAGATTACCCAGTACCAGCTGGTGTATTCGTATGGAACCGGGGTGGTACGTGCACTTGGAGTTGCTCCTCAAAGCCATTTGAACATTGTAACCTTCAGCGTAGAAGATGGCGAAATTACAAAACAG CTAAGAGTGTCAGCCCCCTGGATGAAGAGCCTAAGTGGTGCCTGTTGTGTGGTGGGCGAGGCAGTGCTGGTGTGTGCGGACTCTGACACACAATCGCTCTATGCTTTATCCCTGGAGACTGAGCAAGAGATGAAGCAGATCTCACTGCAG GCCCTTGACCTAGAATTTGCTGACAGTTTCCAGCCCAGGATTTTGCCCACTCAGCCCAATCCTGCCAGTGCTTCACGGGCTCAGTTCTTCCTGCAGCTGGCTCCAAGTCACTTCACACTGCTGCAGTACAGAAACGGGCTGCTAAGCCTCGTCCGGGACTTCCAGCAG GCAGCTTTGGTGAACTTTGCAACAACTGGGGAGAAGACTGTGGCTGCTGTCCTGACCTGCAGGAATGAAGTG AAATCTAGAACTCCTGATCAGGCAGACAGCACTTTTGGACATTCCCATAGACAG GAATACTTAGCCTGCTCCAACAACACCTACAATATTAATCTGTATTTGGTTGAAACTGGGCAAAGACTGCTGGATACCACGATTACCTTCAGCTTAGAGCAGAGTGGCGCCAGGCCTGAGCAG CTCTATATCCAGGTCTTTTTGAAGAAAGATGACTCTGTGGGTTACCGAGCACTGGTGCAAACAGAAGATCACATGCTCATGTTCCTCCAGCAGCCAG GAAAAGTTCTATGGAGCAGGGAGGAGTCGTTGGCGGAAGTGGTAAGCTTGGAGATGGTGGATCTACCTCTGACGGGTGCCCAGGCTGAGTTGGAAGGGGAATTTGGAAAGAAAGCAG ACGGCTTGCTGGGGATGTTTCTGAAGCGCCTCTCCTCCCAGCTCATCCTGCTGCAGGCCTGGACTGCACATCTCTGGAAGATGTTCTATGATGCCAGGAAGCCGCGGAGCCAGATTAAGAATGAGATCAATATTGACAACTTGGCGAGAGATGAGTTCAACCtgcagaaaatgatggtgatGGTCACTGCCGCAGGAAAG CTCTTTGGTATTGAAAGCAGCTCCGGCACCATCCTGTGGAAGCAATACCTACAGAATATGAGACCAGGCTCCTCCTTTAAACTGATGGTCCAGAGAACAACggcccacttcccccaccccccacaatgtACGCTGCTTGTTAAGGACAAG GAGACCAAAATGAGCTCTCTCTATGTCTTTAACCCCATCTTTGGGAAGTGGAGTCAGGTGGCTCCCCCTGTTCTGAAGCGTCCAATTCTTCAGTCTTTGCTTCTGCCCATCATGGATCAAGATTATGCCAAAGTGCTACTTCTGATCGATGATGAATACAAG GTTACAGCTTTCCCAGCAACTAAAAACATCCTCCGCCAGTTAGAGGAAATAGTCCACTCCATCTTTTTTTATATAGTGGATGCTGAACAGGGCAAACTCTCTGGTTTCCGGCTGCTAAAG GATCTGACAACAGAGGAGAGCTGGCAGATGACCATCCCAACGGAAGTGCAGCGAATAGTGATTGTGAAGGGGAAGAGATCAAATGAGCATGTACACTCCCAAGGCCGTGTGATGGGTGATCGCAGCGTCCTCTATAAG TCTTTGAACCCTAACCTGCTGGCAGTGGTAACGGAGAGCACGGATACGCACCATGAACGCACCTTCATTGGAATCTATCTGATTGATGGAGTCACAGGCCGGATCATCCACTCTTCTGTGCAGAAGAAAGCAAAGGGACCTGTCCACATTGTTCATTCAGAGAACTGGGTGGTG TACCAGTACTGGAATACTAAGGCGCGCCGGAATGAGTTCACTGTGCTGGAGCTGTACGAAGGGACGGAGCAGTATAATGCCACAGCCTTCAGTTCTCTTGACCGCCCGCTGTTGCCTCAGGTCCTCCAGCAGTCTTATATCTTCCCATCTGCCATCAGTGCCATGGAGGCCACTATCACTGAACGTGGCATCACCAGCCGTCACTTGCTCA TTGGGCTTCCCTCTGGCTCAGTTCTCTCCCTTCCAAAGGCTCTGCTGGATCCTCGACGCCCAGAGATCCCTACAGAACAAAGCAG GGAAGAAAATTTGATTCCCTATTCCCCAGATGTCCAGATCCATGCTGAGAGGTTCATCAACTACAATCAAACCATATCCCGAATGAGAGGGATTTACACCGCCCCCTCTGGCTTAGAGTCCACATGTTTG GTTGTTGCGTACGGCCTGGACATCTTCCAAACCAGAGTCTACCCATCCAAGCAGTTTGATGTTCTGAAAGATGACTATGACTATGTGCTGATAAGTAGTGTCCTTTTTGGACTGGTTTTTGCCACTATGATTACAAAGAGACTTGCTCAGGTGAAGCTGCTGAACCGTGCATGGCGTTAA
- the EMC1 gene encoding ER membrane protein complex subunit 1 isoform X2 produces MAAGAWPWLLLLAPLAAAVYEDQVGKFDWRQQYVGKLKFSSLEASQGSKKLIVATEKNVMAALNSRSGDILWRHVDKGTPEGAIDAMLIHGQDAITLSNGGRILRSWETNIGGLNWETSLDTGSFQMASLVGFQDTVKYLAVLKKAALSLHYLSNGHQKWVEHLPESEITQYQLVYSYGTGVVRALGVAPQSHLNIVTFSVEDGEITKQLRVSAPWMKSLSGACCVVGEAVLVCADSDTQSLYALSLETEQEMKQISLQVSNPDIALHALDLEFADSFQPRILPTQPNPASASRAQFFLQLAPSHFTLLQYRNGLLSLVRDFQQAALVNFATTGEKTVAAVLTCRNEVKSRTPDQADSTFGHSHRQEYLACSNNTYNINLYLVETGQRLLDTTITFSLEQSGARPEQLYIQVFLKKDDSVGYRALVQTEDHMLMFLQQPGKVLWSREESLAEVVSLEMVDLPLTGAQAELEGEFGKKADGLLGMFLKRLSSQLILLQAWTAHLWKMFYDARKPRSQIKNEINIDNLARDEFNLQKMMVMVTAAGKLFGIESSSGTILWKQYLQNMRPGSSFKLMVQRTTAHFPHPPQCTLLVKDKETKMSSLYVFNPIFGKWSQVAPPVLKRPILQSLLLPIMDQDYAKVLLLIDDEYKVTAFPATKNILRQLEEIVHSIFFYIVDAEQGKLSGFRLLKDLTTEESWQMTIPTEVQRIVIVKGKRSNEHVHSQGRVMGDRSVLYKSLNPNLLAVVTESTDTHHERTFIGIYLIDGVTGRIIHSSVQKKAKGPVHIVHSENWVVYQYWNTKARRNEFTVLELYEGTEQYNATAFSSLDRPLLPQVLQQSYIFPSAISAMEATITERGITSRHLLIGLPSGSVLSLPKALLDPRRPEIPTEQSREENLIPYSPDVQIHAERFINYNQTISRMRGIYTAPSGLESTCLVVAYGLDIFQTRVYPSKQFDVLKDDYDYVLISSVLFGLVFATMITKRLAQVKLLNRAWR; encoded by the exons ATGGCGGCCGGTGCCTGGCCgtggctgctgctcctggccccgctgGCGGCCGCGGTCTACGAGGATCAAGTGGGCAAGTTCGACTG GAGGCAGCAGTATGTGGGAAAACTCAAGTTTTCTTCCTTGGAAGCTTCACAGGGCTCCAAGAAGCTTATTGTGGCTACTGAGAAGAATGTGATGGCTGCTTTGAATTCCAGGAGCGGAGACATCT TGTGGCGTCACGTGGACAAGGGGACCCCCGAAGGAGCAATAGATGCCATGCTGATCCACGGACAGG ATGCCATCACTCTGTCTAATGGTGGGCGCATTTTGCGTTCCTGGGAGACAAATATTGGAGGGCTGAACTGGGAGACATCACTGGACACTGGCAG TTTCCAGATGGCTAGTTTGGTGGGGTTCCAGGACACAGTGAAATATTTGGCTGTCCTGAAGAAGGCTGCCCTTTCTCTTCATTACCTCTCCAACGGCCACCAGAAATGGGTGGAGCATTTACCAGAAAG TGAGATTACCCAGTACCAGCTGGTGTATTCGTATGGAACCGGGGTGGTACGTGCACTTGGAGTTGCTCCTCAAAGCCATTTGAACATTGTAACCTTCAGCGTAGAAGATGGCGAAATTACAAAACAG CTAAGAGTGTCAGCCCCCTGGATGAAGAGCCTAAGTGGTGCCTGTTGTGTGGTGGGCGAGGCAGTGCTGGTGTGTGCGGACTCTGACACACAATCGCTCTATGCTTTATCCCTGGAGACTGAGCAAGAGATGAAGCAGATCTCACTGCAGGTGAGCAATCCTGACATAGCCTTGCAT GCCCTTGACCTAGAATTTGCTGACAGTTTCCAGCCCAGGATTTTGCCCACTCAGCCCAATCCTGCCAGTGCTTCACGGGCTCAGTTCTTCCTGCAGCTGGCTCCAAGTCACTTCACACTGCTGCAGTACAGAAACGGGCTGCTAAGCCTCGTCCGGGACTTCCAGCAG GCAGCTTTGGTGAACTTTGCAACAACTGGGGAGAAGACTGTGGCTGCTGTCCTGACCTGCAGGAATGAAGTG AAATCTAGAACTCCTGATCAGGCAGACAGCACTTTTGGACATTCCCATAGACAG GAATACTTAGCCTGCTCCAACAACACCTACAATATTAATCTGTATTTGGTTGAAACTGGGCAAAGACTGCTGGATACCACGATTACCTTCAGCTTAGAGCAGAGTGGCGCCAGGCCTGAGCAG CTCTATATCCAGGTCTTTTTGAAGAAAGATGACTCTGTGGGTTACCGAGCACTGGTGCAAACAGAAGATCACATGCTCATGTTCCTCCAGCAGCCAG GAAAAGTTCTATGGAGCAGGGAGGAGTCGTTGGCGGAAGTGGTAAGCTTGGAGATGGTGGATCTACCTCTGACGGGTGCCCAGGCTGAGTTGGAAGGGGAATTTGGAAAGAAAGCAG ACGGCTTGCTGGGGATGTTTCTGAAGCGCCTCTCCTCCCAGCTCATCCTGCTGCAGGCCTGGACTGCACATCTCTGGAAGATGTTCTATGATGCCAGGAAGCCGCGGAGCCAGATTAAGAATGAGATCAATATTGACAACTTGGCGAGAGATGAGTTCAACCtgcagaaaatgatggtgatGGTCACTGCCGCAGGAAAG CTCTTTGGTATTGAAAGCAGCTCCGGCACCATCCTGTGGAAGCAATACCTACAGAATATGAGACCAGGCTCCTCCTTTAAACTGATGGTCCAGAGAACAACggcccacttcccccaccccccacaatgtACGCTGCTTGTTAAGGACAAG GAGACCAAAATGAGCTCTCTCTATGTCTTTAACCCCATCTTTGGGAAGTGGAGTCAGGTGGCTCCCCCTGTTCTGAAGCGTCCAATTCTTCAGTCTTTGCTTCTGCCCATCATGGATCAAGATTATGCCAAAGTGCTACTTCTGATCGATGATGAATACAAG GTTACAGCTTTCCCAGCAACTAAAAACATCCTCCGCCAGTTAGAGGAAATAGTCCACTCCATCTTTTTTTATATAGTGGATGCTGAACAGGGCAAACTCTCTGGTTTCCGGCTGCTAAAG GATCTGACAACAGAGGAGAGCTGGCAGATGACCATCCCAACGGAAGTGCAGCGAATAGTGATTGTGAAGGGGAAGAGATCAAATGAGCATGTACACTCCCAAGGCCGTGTGATGGGTGATCGCAGCGTCCTCTATAAG TCTTTGAACCCTAACCTGCTGGCAGTGGTAACGGAGAGCACGGATACGCACCATGAACGCACCTTCATTGGAATCTATCTGATTGATGGAGTCACAGGCCGGATCATCCACTCTTCTGTGCAGAAGAAAGCAAAGGGACCTGTCCACATTGTTCATTCAGAGAACTGGGTGGTG TACCAGTACTGGAATACTAAGGCGCGCCGGAATGAGTTCACTGTGCTGGAGCTGTACGAAGGGACGGAGCAGTATAATGCCACAGCCTTCAGTTCTCTTGACCGCCCGCTGTTGCCTCAGGTCCTCCAGCAGTCTTATATCTTCCCATCTGCCATCAGTGCCATGGAGGCCACTATCACTGAACGTGGCATCACCAGCCGTCACTTGCTCA TTGGGCTTCCCTCTGGCTCAGTTCTCTCCCTTCCAAAGGCTCTGCTGGATCCTCGACGCCCAGAGATCCCTACAGAACAAAGCAG GGAAGAAAATTTGATTCCCTATTCCCCAGATGTCCAGATCCATGCTGAGAGGTTCATCAACTACAATCAAACCATATCCCGAATGAGAGGGATTTACACCGCCCCCTCTGGCTTAGAGTCCACATGTTTG GTTGTTGCGTACGGCCTGGACATCTTCCAAACCAGAGTCTACCCATCCAAGCAGTTTGATGTTCTGAAAGATGACTATGACTATGTGCTGATAAGTAGTGTCCTTTTTGGACTGGTTTTTGCCACTATGATTACAAAGAGACTTGCTCAGGTGAAGCTGCTGAACCGTGCATGGCGTTAA
- the EMC1 gene encoding ER membrane protein complex subunit 1 isoform X3 → MAAGAWPWLLLLAPLAAAVYEDQVGKFDWRQQYVGKLKFSSLEASQGSKKLIVATEKNVMAALNSRSGDILWRHVDKGTPEGAIDAMLIHGQDAITLSNGGRILRSWETNIGGLNWETSLDTGSFQMASLVGFQDTVKYLAVLKKAALSLHYLSNGHQKWVEHLPESEITQYQLVYSYGTGVVRALGVAPQSHLNIVTFSVEDGEITKQLRVSAPWMKSLSGACCVVGEAVLVCADSDTQSLYALSLETEQEMKQISLQALDLEFADSFQPRILPTQPNPASASRAQFFLQLAPSHFTLLQYRNGLLSLVRDFQQAALVNFATTGEKTVAAVLTCRNEVKSRTPDQADSTFGHSHRQEYLACSNNTYNINLYLVETGQRLLDTTITFSLEQSGARPEQLYIQVFLKKDDSVGYRALVQTEDHMLMFLQQPGKVLWSREESLAEVVSLEMVDLPLTGAQAELEGEFGKKAAIQDGLLGMFLKRLSSQLILLQAWTAHLWKMFYDARKPRSQIKNEINIDNLARDEFNLQKMMVMVTAAGKLFGIESSSGTILWKQYLQNMRPGSSFKLMVQRTTAHFPHPPQCTLLVKDKETKMSSLYVFNPIFGKWSQVAPPVLKRPILQSLLLPIMDQDYAKVLLLIDDEYKVTAFPATKNILRQLEEIVHSIFFYIVDAEQGKLSGFRLLKDLTTEESWQMTIPTEVQRIVIVKGKRSNEHVHSQGRVMGDRSVLYKSLNPNLLAVVTESTDTHHERTFIGIYLIDGVTGRIIHSSVQKKAKGPVHIVHSENWVVYQYWNTKARRNEFTVLELYEGTEQYNATAFSSLDRPLLPQVLQQSYIFPSAISAMEATITERGITSRHLLIGLPSGSVLSLPKALLDPRRPEIPTEQSREENLIPYSPDVQIHAERFINYNQTISRMRGIYTAPSGLESTCLVVAYGLDIFQTRVYPSKQFDVLKDDYDYVLISSVLFGLVFATMITKRLAQVKLLNRAWR, encoded by the exons ATGGCGGCCGGTGCCTGGCCgtggctgctgctcctggccccgctgGCGGCCGCGGTCTACGAGGATCAAGTGGGCAAGTTCGACTG GAGGCAGCAGTATGTGGGAAAACTCAAGTTTTCTTCCTTGGAAGCTTCACAGGGCTCCAAGAAGCTTATTGTGGCTACTGAGAAGAATGTGATGGCTGCTTTGAATTCCAGGAGCGGAGACATCT TGTGGCGTCACGTGGACAAGGGGACCCCCGAAGGAGCAATAGATGCCATGCTGATCCACGGACAGG ATGCCATCACTCTGTCTAATGGTGGGCGCATTTTGCGTTCCTGGGAGACAAATATTGGAGGGCTGAACTGGGAGACATCACTGGACACTGGCAG TTTCCAGATGGCTAGTTTGGTGGGGTTCCAGGACACAGTGAAATATTTGGCTGTCCTGAAGAAGGCTGCCCTTTCTCTTCATTACCTCTCCAACGGCCACCAGAAATGGGTGGAGCATTTACCAGAAAG TGAGATTACCCAGTACCAGCTGGTGTATTCGTATGGAACCGGGGTGGTACGTGCACTTGGAGTTGCTCCTCAAAGCCATTTGAACATTGTAACCTTCAGCGTAGAAGATGGCGAAATTACAAAACAG CTAAGAGTGTCAGCCCCCTGGATGAAGAGCCTAAGTGGTGCCTGTTGTGTGGTGGGCGAGGCAGTGCTGGTGTGTGCGGACTCTGACACACAATCGCTCTATGCTTTATCCCTGGAGACTGAGCAAGAGATGAAGCAGATCTCACTGCAG GCCCTTGACCTAGAATTTGCTGACAGTTTCCAGCCCAGGATTTTGCCCACTCAGCCCAATCCTGCCAGTGCTTCACGGGCTCAGTTCTTCCTGCAGCTGGCTCCAAGTCACTTCACACTGCTGCAGTACAGAAACGGGCTGCTAAGCCTCGTCCGGGACTTCCAGCAG GCAGCTTTGGTGAACTTTGCAACAACTGGGGAGAAGACTGTGGCTGCTGTCCTGACCTGCAGGAATGAAGTG AAATCTAGAACTCCTGATCAGGCAGACAGCACTTTTGGACATTCCCATAGACAG GAATACTTAGCCTGCTCCAACAACACCTACAATATTAATCTGTATTTGGTTGAAACTGGGCAAAGACTGCTGGATACCACGATTACCTTCAGCTTAGAGCAGAGTGGCGCCAGGCCTGAGCAG CTCTATATCCAGGTCTTTTTGAAGAAAGATGACTCTGTGGGTTACCGAGCACTGGTGCAAACAGAAGATCACATGCTCATGTTCCTCCAGCAGCCAG GAAAAGTTCTATGGAGCAGGGAGGAGTCGTTGGCGGAAGTGGTAAGCTTGGAGATGGTGGATCTACCTCTGACGGGTGCCCAGGCTGAGTTGGAAGGGGAATTTGGAAAGAAAGCAG CCATTCAAG ACGGCTTGCTGGGGATGTTTCTGAAGCGCCTCTCCTCCCAGCTCATCCTGCTGCAGGCCTGGACTGCACATCTCTGGAAGATGTTCTATGATGCCAGGAAGCCGCGGAGCCAGATTAAGAATGAGATCAATATTGACAACTTGGCGAGAGATGAGTTCAACCtgcagaaaatgatggtgatGGTCACTGCCGCAGGAAAG CTCTTTGGTATTGAAAGCAGCTCCGGCACCATCCTGTGGAAGCAATACCTACAGAATATGAGACCAGGCTCCTCCTTTAAACTGATGGTCCAGAGAACAACggcccacttcccccaccccccacaatgtACGCTGCTTGTTAAGGACAAG GAGACCAAAATGAGCTCTCTCTATGTCTTTAACCCCATCTTTGGGAAGTGGAGTCAGGTGGCTCCCCCTGTTCTGAAGCGTCCAATTCTTCAGTCTTTGCTTCTGCCCATCATGGATCAAGATTATGCCAAAGTGCTACTTCTGATCGATGATGAATACAAG GTTACAGCTTTCCCAGCAACTAAAAACATCCTCCGCCAGTTAGAGGAAATAGTCCACTCCATCTTTTTTTATATAGTGGATGCTGAACAGGGCAAACTCTCTGGTTTCCGGCTGCTAAAG GATCTGACAACAGAGGAGAGCTGGCAGATGACCATCCCAACGGAAGTGCAGCGAATAGTGATTGTGAAGGGGAAGAGATCAAATGAGCATGTACACTCCCAAGGCCGTGTGATGGGTGATCGCAGCGTCCTCTATAAG TCTTTGAACCCTAACCTGCTGGCAGTGGTAACGGAGAGCACGGATACGCACCATGAACGCACCTTCATTGGAATCTATCTGATTGATGGAGTCACAGGCCGGATCATCCACTCTTCTGTGCAGAAGAAAGCAAAGGGACCTGTCCACATTGTTCATTCAGAGAACTGGGTGGTG TACCAGTACTGGAATACTAAGGCGCGCCGGAATGAGTTCACTGTGCTGGAGCTGTACGAAGGGACGGAGCAGTATAATGCCACAGCCTTCAGTTCTCTTGACCGCCCGCTGTTGCCTCAGGTCCTCCAGCAGTCTTATATCTTCCCATCTGCCATCAGTGCCATGGAGGCCACTATCACTGAACGTGGCATCACCAGCCGTCACTTGCTCA TTGGGCTTCCCTCTGGCTCAGTTCTCTCCCTTCCAAAGGCTCTGCTGGATCCTCGACGCCCAGAGATCCCTACAGAACAAAGCAG GGAAGAAAATTTGATTCCCTATTCCCCAGATGTCCAGATCCATGCTGAGAGGTTCATCAACTACAATCAAACCATATCCCGAATGAGAGGGATTTACACCGCCCCCTCTGGCTTAGAGTCCACATGTTTG GTTGTTGCGTACGGCCTGGACATCTTCCAAACCAGAGTCTACCCATCCAAGCAGTTTGATGTTCTGAAAGATGACTATGACTATGTGCTGATAAGTAGTGTCCTTTTTGGACTGGTTTTTGCCACTATGATTACAAAGAGACTTGCTCAGGTGAAGCTGCTGAACCGTGCATGGCGTTAA